The genomic region TATGTTTAATTGCTTTTTTTAATATATTTGTATACCCTTTGATTAAAAATTCTATTAATTTAGTAAATAAATCTAAAAGTCTAGTTATAGGGCCTCTTCTCTTTTTAATATTTAAGTCTTTTTCTATTCTTAAAATCTTTGAAGAAAGCATAGGTACAACTGTTAATGCCATAACTAACGAGGCTAGTAACGAGAATGTTACAGCAAAGGCTAATTGCTTAAATATAATTGAAGTGAAGCCTTCAACGAACACAATCGGTAAAAATACTGCAATAGTAGTAGCAGTAGATGCTGTTACTGCCATAGAAACTTCCTTTGCCCCTAAAATTGCAGATTCAATTCTAGACTTTCCTTCTTCCCTATGGCGATAAATATTTTCTAGAACTACAATGGCATTATCAACTAACATACCTATACCCAGGGCTAGCCCCCCTAAAGAAATAAGGTTTATAGTTATGTTACCGAAAAACATTAATGCAAAGGTAGCTATAATAGAAACCGGTATGGCTATTCCTACAATAATTGTAGATCTTAAGTTTCTTAAGAAAAGGAATAGAACTAATATAGCTAAAAGTGATCCCATAATAGCATTTAATGTTACGTTTCTTATAGAATCATTAATAAACTCAGCCAAGTCTAAAGCTACAATTATATTTAAATCAGGATATTCATTTTGTAGCTTTGTAATCTCTGCGTTAACTCTTTGGGCAACCCTTACAGTATTTGCAACTGACTGCTTTGTAACAGAAAGTGTAATATTATCGCTACCATTTAACCTTGAGATTGTTTTTCCTTCCTTATATCCTAAGCTTACTTCTGCTATATCTTGAAGCCTTAATACCTCCCCTGTAGGAGTAGAAATAGGCATATTTTTAAAGTCCTCTAAGGAACGGAATTCACCAAAGACCCTAACTAAAAGCTCCTGGTCCCCTTTATTTACCCTACCTCCAGGTAAATTAAGGTTTTCACCTCTAATTAATCCCTGTACTTGACTTAGGGTTAAACCATATCCCTTTAATCTAGACTGGTTTAAACCAATTTTAACTTCCTGCTCAATACCTCCAAAACTACTTACAGATGCTACTCCATCAATTCTTTCTAGTCTTGAAGAAAGCTCATTTTCAACAGTTTGTTGCATCTGAGCAAAATCCATATTACCAGAAACACTTATTTGCATTATTGGAAAGGCATTAGGGTCAATTTTAAGTACCATTGGACTTGATGACCCATCCGGTAAAAATCCTTTAATTAAGTCCACCTTTTCCCTTATTTCTAGTGATGCCATATCCATATTTGTTCCGTATTCCAATTGAACAACTACTAGAGAGTTTCCTTCTCTACTATAGGAGAAAATATCCTTTAAATTTCCAACAGTAGATAGAGTCTGCTCTAAAGGTATAGTTATTAAGGATTCTATTTCCTCTGGAGCTGCCCCACTATAATCTACACTAACAATTGCAACCGGCACTTCAATCTCTGGATATAAGTCAACGGGCAGCCTTGTAATAGACACAACCCCTAATAGAATAGCTATTAGCATAAACATGAAGGTCGTTACAGGACGGCGAACTGAAATCTCTGAAAGCCTCATTATTTATTACCCCCATTAACAACATTTATTAACTGACCATCCTCTAAAAAGTTTTGTCCGCTGCTTACTATTTCCTCACCCTCATTTAATCCTTCTAAAATTTCTACCTTTTTACCGTCATCTAATCCTGTTTTAACTTCCTTTATAGAAACTCTATCATCATTTAAAGCAAATACTATTGTTTTTCCCTCTTTAATAACTACAGCGTCGGAGGGTATAGCAATAACCTCACTTCTTCTCTCTGTTTCAATAATAACCTCTGCGAACATACCACCTTTAATTAAGCCATCTTCATTGTTTAGCTCAATTTTAACAGGATATGTTAAAGAGTTTGGTGCAGTTGTAGGTGAGAAATTACTAATTCTTCCCTCTAGTATCTCATTAGTTGCAGAAGGAATTTTTACATTTACTACGCCCCCTGGTTTTAAAGTATTTACTAAATACTCCGAAACAGTTGCTTCTATAATAACCTTATCTATATTTGCCATCGTTATAGAAGGCATAGCATTTGATGCCATCTCCCCTGGCTTTACGTTAATTGATGTAATATATCCATCAATTGGAGCTTTAATCACCATATCAGCTAATGAAGAGCTGGCAATTTCCAAGGAAACCCTAGCCTGCTCAGCTTGAGCCTCTAAAATGTCTAAGTTAACAGTAGATGCCTGTAGTTCTGCCTGCTCTAACTGTTGTTTAGCAATTGCCCCTGCCTCATATAGTTGTTGCATTCTCTCTAGATTTAACATAGCATTGTCTAATTGCTTTTTAGAGCTTCTTAAATTAGCTTCCATCAGCTTATATGCAGCTTCAGCCTGCTTCACCTGATTTAAAATATCCTTAGCATCTAAGGCAAATAGTTCTTGACCTTTTTTAACCTTATCCCCTAATTGAACATATACTACATCTACTTTTCCTGGAATCTTCGGTACTATAGTTGCCTCTTGAAATGGTGTTACCCTAGCCGTAAGTATAGTTGATAGTGTAATATCCTCTTTGATTACTTCTATAGACTCAACACTTACAACCTTTTCAGTCTGAATTGATTGTACTTCATTACTTTCTTTGCTACATCCAACTAGCATTAACATAGTTGTAATAATGCAGATTATGCTTACGATTTTACTTTTCAATTAATTTTCCCTCCATTTATTCCTTAATAGATATAACTTTCCATTTAATATAATTTTTAGCACAATATCTATGCTACTACTTATTTTTTCCATTTTCAACCCATTTAGTAAAAATAGTAAAACGTTTTAATAAAAAATTATTATTGATACTTAGAGAGCATTAACTATTTTTTAAACTTTTATAACCCTTTAATGTAGACTAGCTTTTCATATAACGTATAAAGAGGCCCCTTAGGCCCCTCTATACTGGTTTTTTTAGTGTGAGTAGTTCAAAATTCTTTCTCTATAGTCATATCTTAACTCATGTTGAAGGTAATCTACAAAATCAACTAATAGCTCTGCGGCCTCTGCCTTGGTTAACCACTTGTTTGGTTGTAAGTACCCATCATTTGTATCTCTTAGTATGCCTAATTCTCTAGCTACATAAACTGAATCCTTTGCCCAAATTGGAATTTGGTCATCATCTCTAAATCCAGTAAAATATCTTTGAATAGGTGCTAAGTGTTCAAAGCCTAAGGCCTTAACTATTACTGTTATTGCTTGAGCCTTTGTTAAATACTGATTAGGTAAAAACTGATTAGTTCCGGCCCCTTGCATTATACCCTTTTTAAAGGCCGCCTCTATATATTTACTATTAGGGTCAGTTTCTCTTACATCAATAAAGGTTCTTGGCTTTTCCTGTACTGCTGTAGATCTTTGTCTTACATTTGTCTGTTCCTTTTCTAACAGATCTAATATAGTTACCATAGACCTTGCAAAGTCCCCTCTGCTCATAGGAAGAGTTGGTCCAAAACTTTGACTATTTGGATTTAAAGCACCTAAGCTTGCTAAAAATAGTATATCTCTTTCATTAGTATTGCCTAATATATCTGTCATAGCAGGTATAAATAGCATTTGATTAACAGGATTAGTATTTAAGCTTAAGCTATTAACACCTGTATTTCGTTGACTTAATATTTCTCCAGCATCATTAAATCTAGGTAAGTCATAGCTATACTTTAATACATTTTCCTGCTGCTCTACTAACATATATGCTCCCTTAAAGCTACTTTGAGTAGGAATATTTGGTTCATAGCTATAGTCCTTAGTTGTATTATGGGATGTTAGTATTTCAGCAGTCCCCTGCCAACTAACTCTATTTTGTGCTCCATTACCCCCAGGTAATGTTCTATTATAGCTTATATAGTGCTGAATCCTTTGGGTTTCTGTGGCCCCCCAATGCTGCTCATATCCGTAAGTGTCCCCTACGGTTGTCACTTCAACAGTACCCTGATTCTTATTTATAGTATATACCCTTCTACCATCCCAGCTACCTTTAAAATATTCAACTCCTGGTTTTTTATGCATAATAGTTGATTTACTCCACTGATTTGTTTTTTCAGTAGACTCATACTTCACTCCATTAGCAGTTATAGTTTCCCTAAATCTATTTAAGGAATAGGTTTCTGTACGTTGATCACTACCATTACTATTAATAGATTTTCCGTAGGTTACATTTCTAGTCAATGTAACGGTCTTATCTGCATTAGATAAATTTCTAAAGGTAATAGATATGCTATTGGCACTATTACTAATATTTACTACTCCCTCCACAACTACAGGTTCACCGGTTATAAAGATAACTTCTCTATAGAGCATCTCGTTTTTAATGCCACCATCATATCCTGGTATCTCTAATGCGTAGGTGGATGTTGTTAAGGTCATGATTAATGCTAATACTAAAAGTAATATTCTTTTTTTCATGTTTTTCCATCCTTTCTACTGCTCTATTATAAGAACATATGCTTCATCGCCGGAAGAGGTGTTTTTAACTTTAACCAGATAAGTTTGTGCACCTTTTTTAATTCTGTAAAAACTATCTCTATCTACTGGTTTGTCGTTTACTATAATAGTTGCCCTTGTTAGATCTACAACTTCAGTAGCTCTCACTGGCTCCCATCTGCTATTTAGATTGTTCCAATGCTTAACATCCCTTAAAGTTATTTGTTCCTGATCTAAATTAATGGATTCTACATTTCCTATAGCACTATGATCAAATCTTACATTACTTGAACTACTAATTGAAGGGGTAATATTTATTGCTAGTACTTCAGAGTATGGTTCACCACCATAGTTACTTTCCCTAACAATAAAGTATGCAGTCTTATCTCTATAGTAGCCTTGTTCTAATCTGTCTCTTAATTCTGAATCCCATACTCTATTTGGATCAATAAATCTAGAGTCTAGGAATGCTTTAGTTGGAACTTCTAATTTAAGTTGGCTATCAAATATATAAGTGTCATCTGTTAAAGTCACTCTTTGTCTATTAGGTACTTGAGACCATTGATTGTTAAGTAATTGAAGATAATTAAAGCTATATGCCAATCTTCCTATAGTTACAGAATAATCGTAAATATCCTCAATTTTACCTCTGTAAATTTTAATTTGAGTTTCATCTGTTCTAGGGTCTAGTAGCCCTTCTCCCTCAATTGCTATAAAGGCACTATTTCTTACACCTCTTAGTAAATCTGCTACAACATAAACCGTTTGATTTAAGTCAAGATTTAAAACATCTACTAATCTATTGTTTTTAACAACTATAGTTCCCTGATGGAAGTTTACTCTGTTGTTATCAACAACCATCTGATTCGTGCCAAACTGAATACTAGAAATTTTACTTTCATGATTTACAGTTGATCCTTGCTTTAAAAGCATCTTAGCTACTCTAGGAACCCCAAAGCTGTTTTCAACTGCCACATATACCTCTGTGCCAATGGCCCTTTCTAAATCCCTCAGGGTAACTTTTCTATTACCATCGAATATAGTATTATCTTCAGCCCTTAAGGTTAGTTTTTGATTTGAATGTCTATTCCAGCTTGAATTTCTATAGAAACTTACATCCTTAAGGATAATTTCATTTCTTCTAGGATTAACCCCTTCTATTACCGCCCTATAGACAGTTTCAATATGTCTCTCATTGTCTTCAACTCTAATAGTTGCTATTTCAGGGCTATATATATCATCAAAGGAAAGAATAACCCTATCCCCTGTTTTAATTTCGAAAAGCTGAGCCTTACCATTTCCTCTTAAAATACCAGTGAAGCTAGTTATTATATATTTTTCTCTTCCATCACTAGTCTTTATTTCAATATCGTCCTTACTAATGAATAAAACATCTCCAACCTTTGTCTTACTTCCAGGACTTATATATCCATGCTTCGAAGGATCTTCATCTAAATATCCGTTAACCCTTCTAACTCTATTTCCTACAACTATCGCCTGTATTTCCTGTCCAAACAATAAATCCTTTAAGGAAACAGGTTTATCATTAATAAAAAATACTGTATTAGCTTGCACCTCTAAAATATGTTTTCTGTTACTAAAATCTGTAACTATAAGCTGGTTATTTACATTATCAACAAAGTCAATAAAGCCTTCTACCTTTTTTTCTTGCTCTGCACCAACTTGAACAAAAATTATTTCATTCTTTTCATTAATGTAATAGGTTATATAATCTCCATTTTGAAGGGTACTCCAAAGACCTAATCTATTATTCCTTTGTGCGACTATATCCTTTGATGGTGGCTCTACAGATATATGATTTTGTGAACCATCAGTGTTATAAATAGTTAATAAGCCTCTTGTACTCCCAGATTGTTGTAACTCCTCGGAATTAACAACCTCTCCTCGTTTAACTGTAATACCTCTTTTTTCAAATAGCTCATCCTTAATGTTTGATATTACTTGAGCCATTTGCCCTCTAGTAAATTGTCCTCTAGGAGAAAATCTATTATTTCCTACTCCAGTCATAATATTTTTCTGTAAAATAGCCTCAATATAAGGTATGTTTGCAGTTTCTATTTCTCTCCAATCCGATAATCCATAAACCTTTACAATATTTTCTCCATAAACAGGCTCTAACTCCAAGGCTCTAGCTACCCATATAGCTAATTGCTCTCTTGTAGCAGGTCTATTCCAAGTTGCTCCTAGCTGAGTTAATTCTCTTACCTGATTTTCTATGCTTCCAAGCTCCGTATTATTTAAATCCATATTTAAATATCTGTCCATTTGGTTTTGAACTTGATTCTCTAGCACCTCGGCTCTGCTTGCAGATAAATTTAATATTTTATTGATTTCATCCTGAGTAACTATATTTTCCTGAGTAGCTACTTGAATATGCCCCTTAGCCCAATCATCTGCAGCACTTAAAATAATTAAATCTCTAACTCTAGGCATAGCTTGGCTTTCTCCATACTTTTGTGCCTCTTCCTCTAACCCTAAACCATTCACTAAAATAGTTAATGCTTGGGCATAGGTTAAAGGTTGGTCCGGCCCAAATCTTCTATTCCCAATTCCTCTTACTAAGCCTAAGGCAGAGGCCTGCTGTATGGCAGGCTCTGACCAATGGCCTCTAATATCTTGGAAATTAATAGTGTTTAGTAGCTCCGAAGCATGCCCTATTCCTTCATAGCTTTGGAAAGTCAATTGATTTTCGTTACTATAAACTGAAAGTATACTTCCTTGTAAAAATATAATCAAAATTAATAATATGCTGAGTATTTTTTTGTTAGTTTTCATGGAGAAATCGCTCCTATCCTTAAAATACGGTACCTATCTGTTAGCAACTAACATATATCTTCCTCTTTCCGTAATCCCTGCTGTTACCTGTCTATTAACTGGTATAAACTCATTTCTTGATGTATTATATTTCCCGAAAAATATTTTACTTCCATCTACCCTAGGGTACGCCCTGCTATCAAATCTTAACCCTAAGGTTGCATCCCTAAGTACTGGATTAATAGCTGTAATATTTCTACCAACCTGTAGCTCAAAGGTTAAATCATATGAACTAGATGCCTGCAGCTGTGTTCTTTGAACTGCCGTTGAAACAGCATTACTATTTGCAGGTTCAAAATTAACTCTTACAAAGGCATCATCCATTGAACTTCTAGGGACAGAAATAACTTCTCTAGTATATAAATCCCTAGGTCTAAATTTAAATGTAGCCTCTGAATCTCTTATAGTTATATCTCCAGGATAATTTTCAATAATAGATAACGGTATTGCTACTGTAAACTTATTCTGCTCCTTATATTTACTTAAGGTAAAATCAATAAGTCTAGGGAATTCCTGGGTTCCTACAGTTCTAACTGCTCTTCCGTCTATAAGCTCTTCTTTACCATTTCTATTTTGTTGCTGCTGCTGTTTCTCTAGTTCCTCTTGCTTTTCCCTTAGCTTATGGTCCTGATTTTCATTTAACGTTCTTGCTGAAGCATCTGCCAGTTCAACTGCCGCACCATAGGAATTTAATGCTCTAACTCTAAAGTTATACATTGTCCCCGGCTGTAACCCTCTTATTAGGAATTCCGCTTCTTTCGTTACCCCAACAAAAGAGTATTGATTGTCTGACTGTCTCTTTGCATATATTTCGTATCTATCTGATGCGTTTAATATTTCTGGATTCGACTTAGACCACATTAATTTCATTGTCGATTCAAACCCTGGTATAGCCTCTAATACTAATGGTTTATCTGGAACTGGGATTTCATATTTAAAGTTATTATACGGATCCGATATTCCCCCATCAGGATTTATAACAATAACGTTTGTTGCCTCTAATTCCTTATCAGTTACATTAAATTTAACAATTATAGTGTTATTATCTTTTACAGTAATTGAAGCTGGCTCAATTCCACCTACAACTGCTACATTAATATTGTCACCACTACTATTTACCC from Serpentinicella alkaliphila harbors:
- a CDS encoding efflux RND transporter permease subunit; translation: MRLSEISVRRPVTTFMFMLIAILLGVVSITRLPVDLYPEIEVPVAIVSVDYSGAAPEEIESLITIPLEQTLSTVGNLKDIFSYSREGNSLVVVQLEYGTNMDMASLEIREKVDLIKGFLPDGSSSPMVLKIDPNAFPIMQISVSGNMDFAQMQQTVENELSSRLERIDGVASVSSFGGIEQEVKIGLNQSRLKGYGLTLSQVQGLIRGENLNLPGGRVNKGDQELLVRVFGEFRSLEDFKNMPISTPTGEVLRLQDIAEVSLGYKEGKTISRLNGSDNITLSVTKQSVANTVRVAQRVNAEITKLQNEYPDLNIIVALDLAEFINDSIRNVTLNAIMGSLLAILVLFLFLRNLRSTIIVGIAIPVSIIATFALMFFGNITINLISLGGLALGIGMLVDNAIVVLENIYRHREEGKSRIESAILGAKEVSMAVTASTATTIAVFLPIVFVEGFTSIIFKQLAFAVTFSLLASLVMALTVVPMLSSKILRIEKDLNIKKRRGPITRLLDLFTKLIEFLIKGYTNILKKAIKHRAITVIIAIAIFVSSLVLVGMVGGEFFPAMDEGTFRVSIDAPFGTSLAKLDGVVKEIETIISEVPELDRVLTQIGAGEEFSRTNDNRATVTGTLVSQKDRVRSTKEIVEELRDKTVHITGVDISIQETSSMNMSGGGYPIEIEVRGDDIEVLRHISNDFLEIFKQVPGTADLSTDTEDGEPEARVVINREVAIYYGITAYDINNSLKASLDGVKATTIKLSGKEVDVRIQMDQTVKESIPNMLQILIPTRMGGSVPLGQIATIEYGNSPSQIYRENQVRTLTIFSRLEGRDLRSVTNDMQKAVEEYNLPPGYSYSFGGEQQEMAEAFGGLGLALILSVLLVYMILASQFESLIHPFTIMFSVPFAFTGAFLSLFITQKALSVPAFIGMIMLAGIVVNNAIVLVDYINQLRKAGMNREEAVVDAVAVRFRPISMTTLTTVLALFPLALGLGEGAETQAPLAVVVIGGLTFSTLLTMVLIPILYTLFDDLKEKIKRVIKRKPSQNNIENVNL
- a CDS encoding S-layer homology domain-containing protein, producing the protein MKTNKKILSILLILIIFLQGSILSVYSNENQLTFQSYEGIGHASELLNTINFQDIRGHWSEPAIQQASALGLVRGIGNRRFGPDQPLTYAQALTILVNGLGLEEEAQKYGESQAMPRVRDLIILSAADDWAKGHIQVATQENIVTQDEINKILNLSASRAEVLENQVQNQMDRYLNMDLNNTELGSIENQVRELTQLGATWNRPATREQLAIWVARALELEPVYGENIVKVYGLSDWREIETANIPYIEAILQKNIMTGVGNNRFSPRGQFTRGQMAQVISNIKDELFEKRGITVKRGEVVNSEELQQSGSTRGLLTIYNTDGSQNHISVEPPSKDIVAQRNNRLGLWSTLQNGDYITYYINEKNEIIFVQVGAEQEKKVEGFIDFVDNVNNQLIVTDFSNRKHILEVQANTVFFINDKPVSLKDLLFGQEIQAIVVGNRVRRVNGYLDEDPSKHGYISPGSKTKVGDVLFISKDDIEIKTSDGREKYIITSFTGILRGNGKAQLFEIKTGDRVILSFDDIYSPEIATIRVEDNERHIETVYRAVIEGVNPRRNEIILKDVSFYRNSSWNRHSNQKLTLRAEDNTIFDGNRKVTLRDLERAIGTEVYVAVENSFGVPRVAKMLLKQGSTVNHESKISSIQFGTNQMVVDNNRVNFHQGTIVVKNNRLVDVLNLDLNQTVYVVADLLRGVRNSAFIAIEGEGLLDPRTDETQIKIYRGKIEDIYDYSVTIGRLAYSFNYLQLLNNQWSQVPNRQRVTLTDDTYIFDSQLKLEVPTKAFLDSRFIDPNRVWDSELRDRLEQGYYRDKTAYFIVRESNYGGEPYSEVLAINITPSISSSSNVRFDHSAIGNVESINLDQEQITLRDVKHWNNLNSRWEPVRATEVVDLTRATIIVNDKPVDRDSFYRIKKGAQTYLVKVKNTSSGDEAYVLIIEQ
- a CDS encoding S-layer homology domain-containing protein, translated to MKKRILLLVLALIMTLTTSTYALEIPGYDGGIKNEMLYREVIFITGEPVVVEGVVNISNSANSISITFRNLSNADKTVTLTRNVTYGKSINSNGSDQRTETYSLNRFRETITANGVKYESTEKTNQWSKSTIMHKKPGVEYFKGSWDGRRVYTINKNQGTVEVTTVGDTYGYEQHWGATETQRIQHYISYNRTLPGGNGAQNRVSWQGTAEILTSHNTTKDYSYEPNIPTQSSFKGAYMLVEQQENVLKYSYDLPRFNDAGEILSQRNTGVNSLSLNTNPVNQMLFIPAMTDILGNTNERDILFLASLGALNPNSQSFGPTLPMSRGDFARSMVTILDLLEKEQTNVRQRSTAVQEKPRTFIDVRETDPNSKYIEAAFKKGIMQGAGTNQFLPNQYLTKAQAITVIVKALGFEHLAPIQRYFTGFRDDDQIPIWAKDSVYVARELGILRDTNDGYLQPNKWLTKAEAAELLVDFVDYLQHELRYDYRERILNYSH
- a CDS encoding efflux RND transporter periplasmic adaptor subunit, translating into MKSKIVSIICIITTMLMLVGCSKESNEVQSIQTEKVVSVESIEVIKEDITLSTILTARVTPFQEATIVPKIPGKVDVVYVQLGDKVKKGQELFALDAKDILNQVKQAEAAYKLMEANLRSSKKQLDNAMLNLERMQQLYEAGAIAKQQLEQAELQASTVNLDILEAQAEQARVSLEIASSSLADMVIKAPIDGYITSINVKPGEMASNAMPSITMANIDKVIIEATVSEYLVNTLKPGGVVNVKIPSATNEILEGRISNFSPTTAPNSLTYPVKIELNNEDGLIKGGMFAEVIIETERRSEVIAIPSDAVVIKEGKTIVFALNDDRVSIKEVKTGLDDGKKVEILEGLNEGEEIVSSGQNFLEDGQLINVVNGGNK